The Gossypium hirsutum isolate 1008001.06 chromosome D06, Gossypium_hirsutum_v2.1, whole genome shotgun sequence genome contains the following window.
atttttaatgtgTATTTTCAAATTAAAGATTAACTCATTTTTggttaatttcataaaaaaaattgatgcgGCTTATAACATATAATGGCACAACATACACACATTAACTATTCTTTtgcaattgaaataaatttttacacattaaaaagagaaaaaagaagaagaagatacaaAGTGGAATACTTGTCCAATTGTTAAAAAGGAAAAGCCAAGTGTGTCCATATGGCACAACTCCACATGTTTTTCTTCaataaatatgtcaaattattcTCAAGAAAATAGCATGTAAGAAAGTAGAAGAGTCCAAAGATGCAAGAGTAGGTAAGGGTGTTCCTCCTCCCAACCGAAAAATTTCATCTAAtcttttcataaataataaaattataaattaaatgaataatttttatttagtctctttaaaatgatgaaaccataatttaataatagtaaaaatataaatattatttattttagatttattaaatgataaactgttatatgtataataaattattatcttattatttaatttatgaaataaatatattttccttcttgattttgaatttatttactAATGAATTGTATTTGTTAAACTTATAGataattgatgaatatttatatttaacatttatttaatctgctatttataaaaaaattatatacatacatcaaatattaaaaaaaagaaaaggaaagggcAGAATATCATAGAAAATGGATGCAGTATTTACTACTTTGATTGTGAGGGTTAAAAAGCCAGAAAGTATCAACTTACACACATAATGGAAAGATTTTGTATGCAATTTATCCAAAAAATAAACACAAGggaagagaaaaggaaagaaggGGCGGGGGGATAGGGTCCTCAGCTGTTGCTGTTGAAATGGGGATTTGGGGTGTGGGGTTAGGGATTCTATTCCTTTCCCTCCACAAATTCTCTTCCCCCATTTCTGAATTTTTTGGCGTTCGCATTGCTTTTGccttcattatttatttattgaaaaaacaaaataaaaaggggTTGAGTTTTGTAGAGGCGTTGATCTTTGACCGTCCATCCTGCCACTGTTGGGTTTTTGAATATTACCCATCACCAATTTCCATTGCAATgccatttctttactttcctcTCAACTTTCACtatataaacaattaaaaataacgATTAGGATTTTGGTTGGCAATTGGTAATTGCAGGCAGCTTTGGGTCTTCTTCCCTATCATTTCATGCACGTTTATTTCATAGCAtccacttcttcttcttcttcttttatcagttgaaaactttcaaattatcaAAGGGAGAAGACAGAGGGAGAACCAAACAGGTAGGAGATGATGATTGCCTTCCCTTTCTTATTTAACCTCCTTTAGTTTCTCTTTTTCACACAACACCCACAATTTTATCGTCTTTCGTAACCCCCTTGAAGAAACAAAAATCTGGCCATTAAAAGTCTTTGCTTtcttgagaagaaaaaaaaaggatctTTGATTTGATGgaattttgttttcttataatttaaaaagaatGATTACTCTACTTTGTTGATTCTGCTTTCCAAGAAAATTTTGGTAATCGAGTCTCTCGAATTTGTGTGTGTGGTAGGTTGGAACTTAGAAGGGATGGATGGATGAACTAGATGGAAgaaatcttcaaatcttttattaaaatttttggttggtttCCTATTCTCTACTCCACTTTTTAAGCTTAATTTGGTTTTTGAACCCTTAAATCACGGATAAAgtctcttttatttttaggaaaatgaaaaaaaataaaaaataaaaattattgtgtGGAGAATAATTCaatcaaatgaaaatgaaaaacccAAAGTGAGAGAGAGACCCACTTTTGTTGGGGATCAATTACAAAATACTGGACCATGTGACCATCTaccctctccttttcttttgctTCCCTTTTTTCTCTTCATATTTACTTTTGGTTTTACGGAAAGAAAACAATAACCCAGAGGCTCTTTCTTTTCTGAAAATGTTTGCTCCTTCTATAACATAGGTgttcaattcttttatttctttaatgtCCTTCTTCCTCTTTTATGTGTATATTGATTCAATACTTGAGGTGGTTTTAGTTCTTTTAATTCATTCTGGTCTCTCTCTTTGTGAATTCAAACTGTGCTATGCGATTCTAGATTAATTTGTTTTTGATGGGAAGAGAACTGAAATTTTTACCCTTTGGTGAATAACCCTAGAATTGGGTTTGGTGAAATTTTTACTTTGTTCATGGTTTCCTAGGATTTAAATAGGTTGCAAAACTCTTTATCTATATGGTTCCATATTGGAGTAGCCTTGAACTATTGTTACTTGTTACTGTCTTTTGGGGATTTCTTTGCATTGATTGATTGTGATTATGTTAATGGCACACATATTCTAGGTTGAGTAAGTTATAGAAGCTTTCAAGTAAATGATTTGAGTTACCGAATTCGGTTTTTGTGTGGAAAAAAGGCCAAGTCATATTGAAGTTGGATTTTTGCATCAACATTTGCATTCATGTTTCTTGTTTTTCTATCTGTTATGTTAATTTGGGGTTGAAGTTTGAGAAATGGTTTTTGTTTGcaaactttttaactttttatcgAAAGTGGTATCGAGAATAGTTGTCCAAAACAAAGTAACATTGTTGTCCAGTTTGTGTTAATGGGATGCCTAAAGAGGCAATGTTTCTAATGATTGTGATCTCTCCAATGGATCGTGTCAAGTTCCTGCAGTATACATGCTGTGTATGCTTGCAACTATggtttttaggttaaatttttttGATCGTGTCAAGTTATGTTATGGTGGAGATTTTATCATTGcctgataaatttattttgatgtatttGCAGATATAAAGGATACTTGTTATCTAGATGGATGGATATACTGGTAAAAGAGCTGTTGATGGGCCTGTTGTACATGGCAAGGGATCGGGTCGCATCTTGAAGGACCATGTTAATAACCGAGAACGAAATGCTCAGTTTTGCAACCGAATCGGATGCAGTGGTAGGCTGAACTCCTCGAAAGGTACTCCGAATGGCTGCTCGGATAAAGCCAAATCTGCAAGGTCTTCTTACCACTCTTCATCAAGTGGAAAGGAAGTGATTGGAAATTCCTCTAGGGTATCCTCTGTAATTAGCAATACTAGAAAATCCTCTACGAATCCTCAGAAAAAGCTTCCATCTCATCTGGAAACAGATTCATCTGAAACTAGTAGCATTCAGGACGAGCCAGAAGTGTCTGAGCTCATTCCTCCACCAGGAAAGATTCAAAGAGGTCTGCATCATGAAGCTGAGGATGCTGATTCTAGGGATGTTACAGTGATGGAAGTGGGAAGCTCTAGTGTAGTGTCAAACGCGAGACCAAGGAGAAAATTTATTCAGAGAGCTGGGTTGGGCAACCAGGAGACTCTGGCCAGTCCATCTGTTACTTTGGCATCTCAAAGTACTTCCCAGGCATCTCGTTCCAACACAAGCAAGTATGGTTTGAGAAATCTAAGATGTAGCTCTATTTCTGATGTTGTCCTGACGGGTTGTTCGTCCTCAGATTCAAGCCTTAGCAAAAAGAAAGACATGGTAAAAAAGAGGAACTCTGATGAAGAGGCTAGTTCCTCAGCCAGGGGGAATAAGTTGAGTGGGTCATCTTTGGAGGGGCGAAACAACAGTTCTGGCCATGGTGTTTCTATTTCTGATTCAAGACGAGCCAGGAATTGGCCTCCTAACAGGGACAGCACTGTCGCTTCTTCAGTTAGGACTCGGAGGTCAAACAGTAGTTATGTTGGAGGCAGACCTCCTAACCAAACAAATGGAAATAGTTTAAGTTTGAACCAGTCCTCCGTAGTCATGCCGCTAGTTCCTCAATCTGATATACCTAACGATTTGAATGCTCCTGTTTCCACAGAAACTGTCTCCACTCTTGTTAGTCCTTATAGTCAAGCAGGTAGTATAAGTGAGGGTTTGCACAGTATCATGCAGTCTAGTCCTTCAGAAGTTGGCGTTAACCGCACCTTAGTGAACCAAGATAGCTTCCGGCGCTACAATATGGATGGTATTGCAGAGGTATATTAACAGTATATCTCAGCCTGCAGTCCTAGCTCAGATTTAGAACTTTCTCATTTTTCATTGTTTCTTTGTTGCAATTAGCTTTTACCCAGTAATATGTCTCAAATCATCTGTTCCATGTTTATGCAGGTATTATTAGCACTTCAGAGGATCGAACAAGATGAAGAGTTGACATATGAGGTACCTAGTCTCGAACCATCGTGCTTTGCCTGGTTCTTTTGCTGATTTCTGTTCCTGTGTTGCAGCAATTACTTGTTCTAGAGACCAGCTTGTTCCTTAATGGCCTAGACTTTTATGACCAGCATAGAGACATGAGACTGGATATAGATAATATGTCATATgaggtttgtttttgttttgctaTGTCAGTGCTaagtatatatgttttattttccGGGTTACATGCTTGTTAAAGTTGAACCACACCGTAAGCTTTATGCTGCTATCATGACAGGAATTACTAGCTCTAGAAGAGAGGATGGGTAATGTGAGCACTGGGCTATCGGAAGAAGCATTGTCGAAATGCCTCAAAAAAAGCATCTATGACACGGCATCTTCGGAGTTTGCAAATGTGAGCTATGAGGGTGAAAAGGATGATGTAAAATGCAGCATATGTCAGGTACTTTTCCTATATTACTTTCCACTATCATGCTTTTTCATTTCTTCTACTCATCTATGTATGGAATGGGATGATTTTGCACATTTGCAGGAAGAGTACGTGAATGGAGATGAAGTAGGGAGGTTGCAGTGCGAGCATAGGTATCACGTGGCATGCGTACAGCAGTGGCTGCGGGTGAAGAACTGGTGCCCTATCTGCAAAGCATCAGCAGAGAAGCCACACAATCTTCTTCATTCACCTCATGATTGAGGAACAGCCAAAGAAAGAAGGCAAAGAGGCTCTTCTTCTTTTGTACAAATTGATGGCTTCTCTTCggtattactattattttttttaaattaaaatttatttttatgatcattatgatgtaaatatcaaatcaaaaacccATTATTAAGTCAAGTCAGTCAAACTAATAAACCAGGTGCTAATTGTTTCAGCACTGGAACTCTCATTCCCTTATAAATGAAATGCGAATCAAATTACACACTGCTGTTGTTGAACATGATGATGATGCTCTTTTGGATTTCTGGTAAAAGTGTGTTAGGTGCAGGATGGATGTGCTTATTTTTCATCCCCTCCATAAATGCAAAAGCAAGGAAGCTTTTGCTGATGTGTGAAGGGTTGGGGGTAAACACTTTAACAACGATACAGGATCTTATGTGACAGTGACAGCTACTTTCTGTTTCTACTTTGGTCTGTTTGGTACCCAGTGAGTAATGCAATGTACAAAGGCTTTATTGATTGGTTGGTTTCAAgccttatttcattttcattggtTTCCTTTAACTGCATTTTTCAGCTTTTGATTTGGTGGCATTGGAGACATGGGTGGGGTTTACATCAAATAGGAATAATGGAAGGTAGCAGCAAATCTTAACATGCATTAAATATAACCAACGGAAGTAGGTTCCTTCCTTATCTATGAACCACACAACATTCTCTCTTAATGAAAAGAGCATGGTTGAACAC
Protein-coding sequences here:
- the LOC107902017 gene encoding E3 ubiquitin-protein ligase MBR2, giving the protein MDGYTGKRAVDGPVVHGKGSGRILKDHVNNRERNAQFCNRIGCSGRLNSSKGTPNGCSDKAKSARSSYHSSSSGKEVIGNSSRVSSVISNTRKSSTNPQKKLPSHLETDSSETSSIQDEPEVSELIPPPGKIQRGLHHEAEDADSRDVTVMEVGSSSVVSNARPRRKFIQRAGLGNQETLASPSVTLASQSTSQASRSNTSKYGLRNLRCSSISDVVLTGCSSSDSSLSKKKDMVKKRNSDEEASSSARGNKLSGSSLEGRNNSSGHGVSISDSRRARNWPPNRDSTVASSVRTRRSNSSYVGGRPPNQTNGNSLSLNQSSVVMPLVPQSDIPNDLNAPVSTETVSTLVSPYSQAGSISEGLHSIMQSSPSEVGVNRTLVNQDSFRRYNMDGIAEVLLALQRIEQDEELTYEQLLVLETSLFLNGLDFYDQHRDMRLDIDNMSYEELLALEERMGNVSTGLSEEALSKCLKKSIYDTASSEFANVSYEGEKDDVKCSICQEEYVNGDEVGRLQCEHRYHVACVQQWLRVKNWCPICKASAEKPHNLLHSPHD